The DNA sequence TTCCTTTCACAAATGCTTGATAAAGATCAGCAAGGTGTTTTGCCGTACGACAGGCACGTGCCCAGTGTCCTTTTATTCCACATCTGGAACATAAATTTTCAGAATttctatgattattattttgaggaccttttcccttgttctcagtagttgtgcttttcattggagtatatgaatttttattttgaccatTACGATGCCAAACATTGCTTCGACCGCGATCGCGACCACGACCGCGACTTTGATTATGGTCACGACCACGTCTATTACTTCGATTATGATCACGACTACGACTATGATTATGATTGTCAGCAATTGTAGCATTCACTTCAGGGAATGGAGCAGACCCAGTTGGGCGAGATTcatgatttttcatcaaaagttcATTATTATGCCCGGCCTACTTAGAAGACATGAAATCAATTacgaatattttttaaaatttcgctcTCTATATTCTTCTTGCGGGGAGCACATTAGAGGCATGAAAAGTAGTATATGTTTTTTCTAACATTTCATAGTcagtaactttttctccacacaACATTAATTTAGAAGTGATATTAAACATTGCAGAGTTATAATCACTTACTGATTTAAAATCTTGCAACCTCGGGTGCAACCAATCATTCTTAGCCTTTGGCAATATGACAGTTTTTTGATGGTcatatctttctttcaaattttgccAAAGCACAAGAGGATCTTTTACGGTTAAATATTCAGATTTTAACCCCTCATGGAGATGACGGCGAAGGAAAATCATAGCCTTGgtcttattttgttttgtttcagtattttgatctttgatggtgtctccaagacccatagcatctaaatggatttcagcatcaagaatccatgacaaatagtttttttctagaaatatcaagtgccacaaaatcaagttttgcaagGTTTGTCATGGAGAAAACTATATCAATATAAAGTGTAAATTATTAgacatatacataaattttggaaaaaaaaatacaacaaaatatagtacaatatagaataagataataagattaaacaatttaatatgataaacaaatcaacacacatatataatatataagcatctatatagatatatataagcatagacatatattgtataaatattaattcataaaaaaaatggcTAACTCGAatgtgtttcagtcagatgagtatatatatacatatatatatatttagtgtatcatgaCTTTGAAGCAATTCGAGGTCACATAACAAAAACATTGTCATACCTTGGTTAGaggctcgtgctgataacgtattatgaaatattagtattatgtaatattataatttagggaaagaaaatagagaagagatgagaattttctgagtgttttattccaataggtgatctcctatttatacacatacaagagtcaaatattaagaaagaaaattaatactatttataacagCATATGATTTCTTGGGAAAATTTTTGCCTTTCCAAAGTTTGTGGGGATCTTGGCTTTAAAGAAGGAACTAATTAGTGGAACCAGGTTTTGCTTGCAAAGTATATTTGGGAAATTAGTTCTAATAAAGAGGTCCTTTGGGTTAAATGGGTGAATCACACCTATTTAAAAGGAAAAGATAACTGGGGGTACCAGCTTAAAGCTGATACAAGCTGGTATTGGCGCAAATTATGCCTTTTAGACATATTTTTACTCAGCAAGACATTAGTGCAAGGGTCGGTGGAAAGTCTAAAACAAGCAAACTATACAACTCCTTGTTGAAGCAAGAAAAGATGAAGTATTATCAGTGTGTGTGGAACAGAATGAGCATGCCTAGGCATCAATTTATACTATGACAAGTTGTCAATAATAATCTTCTTACTAGAGACAATTTACTCAACTGCCACATCTTTATAGATTGTGACTTTGTTAGATTTGTGGTGCTTTTGAAGAAAGTCACAGTCACTTGTTTTTTGATTGCGTTTATTCTCAACAAGTAATTCATTTGATTAGTTCCTAGCTGGGCCGATCAGTTTGGCTGTTGAAAAACTCTGCTTGGCATGGCTGGCTCAAGGGTGTTAGGAAAGAGATCATGGAAGAGTTTATGGCTACTGTTTTTGCAGCAACTGTGTATCATATTTGGCGaacactagtatatatataacaattttGTTTTTCAAGTGCATTATATAGTTAGAGAAATTAAAAAGGAGTCACTCTATGGAGTTCATATGTTATTGAATAGGAAGATGAAAGATTATGAGAAGAATTTTGCTGAATTTGAGATGTATGTAATCTGCTTCTGTGCTTGTGGATGTTGTTGGTTGTTTAGATTCGTTATAAAGTTATTGGTTGATTAATGAAAGATTTTTCTTGTtgaccaaaataaataaattactactacaaattcaaaagaaaaatatagaattGAACTACTAGCACAAGTGATAAACATactccatattttttttaatcttttattagTCTAATAAGCACATTTTGAATgaaatttaatatatgtattgACATTAATGAActtactaactttttttttttgggacaaGAACTCACTGACATTTTAAATCTATAATGTTATAGTAGTCATTgagaagttttatttttaaattacatgAACAATTTTATGCacttttcttcaaaattaacattatttttaaactaatattataaattttaataaaaaaaaatggggcTTTTGGTTCAAGGTGCCCACCCCTTGTGCCGGCACTGCTCTTAACCATACTATTTGTTTCAAAATAGAACAAAACTCAACTAGAGTCataatttgagaaaaaaataatttatcctAATAAATATTAGGACGAAAATATACTTtgattgcatatatatatatatataaaaaaaaaagtgttttttATGAGTACTGGATTTTTGTTTAGATAAGTCGTTATGGAGGGagagacaaaaaaaataaataaataaaaacacaacCTGAGCAAACCTCCAAGTACAGCTTTGTTAGTTTCTATATTttgcataaaataaaagtaCTGTTATTTTGGCATAAGGTGATCAATAGTACACTGATATAGCAATCTCTAATTAGTTAGCTGAAAtccaatatttaaaatttattagtgTCACTTTTTGTAGTGATTAGCACTTTGAGATGAGAAAATGACAAGAGGAAGGCATAAACTGATAGTCTCATAGTCATTTTCAAAGTAAGGCCTAATTTAGAAACTCAAGAAATTGCATACATATGGTGCCTGCTTTCAATTGTTGAGGTCGAAATCGCCTGCAGATCACATAGGTGTCGTTGATCACCTCAAACAGATGTTCCGCACGAAAGAAGGAGAACAAAATCAACCATGATTTTAGCAAATACTACTACTGTCTTGCTTTCATTTGGAGCCATATAAGCTTCTGTGATTAAACATGAGCGCACTGTGTCAAGAGAAGACAGAATGTTTTGACCTCTAACCTTTTTCATTGGATTCATATTAGTACCAATTCTTATAGGGTCATGATTCATTTTATTAGTACTAAAGGACCTTaggaaataatcaaataaataaatatagaaaGTGTTTGGACATGCACCTAATCATTTCTATCTTTTGATCAAAACAAGAGCGCCCTTTCAAGTGCACTGACAAAAGATTCTATCAATTTCTGGAAACAACACATTCTTTCTTCATAGAAGGTTTCTTGGCTAAAAAAGCTGCAGCCTTCTTAGTTTATAATTGATTTCTTTGATTTAGTCAAAGGGAAAGTCTTCCGATTGAACAAAGAAAAGCCACAAAAGAGGGTGATTGATTCCTTTGGGAGCAACCTTAATTGAAAAAACATCAATATGATTTGGTTTATTCTCTGGAAAACTAGAAGCTTTAGGTCTCAAACTCCATCTGAAGCAACCAAACTCTTGATTGCTTAATCCTCTTTGGATTCTGAAATCAATGGATTTTCATGACAATACAAACTCCCAAGAATCTAAGCCATTATAAATAGAGATTGAAACCAACCATACTAAACAACATGATTTGAGTATATTTACTCCAACAATATTCCAAACTTCCTTCAATTTCAATAAAACTCCACTCTTAAACTAAAATCGATTATTTTCAATCTTCCATGGAGGAAGAATATGATctatcaaaatcaataaaaactaTTTCTAAAAGCATTGGCCATAACCAAGCTCCATTCACCCCAAATCTTATTCCAATTTGATAACATTTATGCTCTTTCTCCTCTACAATCAAAATACACACAATTCAGCCTTAATTATCATATTTAAACAAGTATTAACTCAAACCctaacaacaaacaaacaaccaAAAGAGAAATCAAGAAGGCAAAATTTTCACATTGAAAACTATAATTAACAAAGGGAAAATAATTTCTTACATAAATCAAGATACAACATGATCTGTAgataaatatacaaaaagaaagaTGCACACATAATCCATCCAAGTCACGCACGTAGACAATCAGAAACGATCAGAGCTTCGACTCACTCACCTATTGCTTCGTCGGTGCAGATTTTCAACTATTTCCTTTTACGGAAATGGAGATTCATTTCTTGTTATCGTAATCAACGACTTCAGAATCAGTGACTGATCGCGAGTGCTGAACTATAGATCGTCCGATGGAATTGATCCAGTCCTCCTTCTCCTTCTCAGAATCGGCGATGAAGTACATGGTGTCAGTCCTGGTAGAGAGCTCGAAGGCGTTTTGCTTGTTGAGAACGTCTTCGGCTCCTTTGACGGTGAGACAGGAGGCCACTGGGATGATGCCACGTGGCTTGGAGGCGCGGGTGATGGTAGATTCCTTGAACCAGAAGAGCTTCCCTTGCTTGAGCACGAACCAGCGGCGTCGCCAGGTCTTGATGTACTCGCCTTGCTTGGTTAGCCAGCCAGTCCGCTCCGGGTCGGACCAGAACTCGACGCCGCCGTAGTCTTCAGGCTGATTTTCCCATTGTCCCATTGCGGCCCGCCAGAGGCTCGCCATCGTAGTAAATGGGTTTCTGGGTAATGATTGAGCAAAGACAGAGCAGAACAGCCTTGAATCGTAGGTCCCGTTGAAAAggacaaaaatatttattaatattaatattgttataaaataatatagaataaataaaaaaaatgaagagaagagagaaaagagaaagataaatagaagaataaaatgagaaaGTGGAAATATATGATTTGGAcatccatatatataatatttcataatatttttttggatgtccataatattgtctcattaaaaaaaataattgtcaaAAAGTCTACCAGGTTGAAAACTCGATCAAAAGGAAAAGAATATAGCGTGACATAACTCTTCTTTATTTAGACATTCGTGGAAATCTTCTAATCCACAAATTCTGATCTTATATGTCATTGAAGGAGTCTCAACGGCTAGAAGAGGTTGGTCTTCCAAGTTCTCACACTTTAGGGGGAAAGTTCCAAGATCAATCACCTTTGCTGCCCTCACTACCTTCTTGGCTTCTTCTACTTCAGCTAGTTGGAGAATCTGGTCCATCAGTTGTTTTATGTCTTCAATATCCAAAAAATCCATCACGGAGTTGTTGAGCTTCTAGATGGTGTGTAGAGAATACAAAAGCCTACTTTAATGCTTTTGATGTCCTAGCATCTTGGTTCTGCTTCTCTTGAGCCATTTTATGAATTCAGCCCTCCAGCTTCAAAGTCTTATTCTGGGATTCCTCACAAGCCTGAGCCAAAGTTTGTTTGGTAGAGCCCAATTCAGCTATAGTCTCATCAACCTTTTTGAGAGCCTCCTTCTTAGCCTCCTCTGCCTTGTGATGCAAATCTGAAGTTTCACTTTTCTCTTTAGAGTGGCTTCAGAAACAATTTTGTCATCCATGATTCGAGTTTGCttgttatattcttaagatAGAAGGGTGTGCTTTTGTTCAGACTCTTTGAGGTTCAGCTTAGCTTGCTTCAAATCTGCCTCCAAGTCACTGATCCAAGAGAAAGGTTGTGTATATTCCTCCTTATATTTGTCTCCATGATCTCTCTCAGTCTTGGTCCCCTTCTTCTCATGAGACATATCCTTGTCAAGAGAATCATTTACTCGTTCCTTGATGATGGACTCCATTTTGGAATTAGCTTCAGCTAGAGCTCGGACAACATTGTCTCTCCACCATCAGGTTAATTTGTAAAAGGAATTGTGAATGAACCAGACAAATAAAATGGGCACATTTTTTGCCttagaaaatttaaataaaagttAACTTACAGTGTTGGCTTGGGTCCTCATAGTATCTACCATGTAGATGGGGTCCCCACTTGCCATCATTGCAAACCTATCAACCCTAAGCTTACAATTGGTGGTAGCTCTTTGGTCCAACAAATCAGATAGGAATGGAGCCAAATCTATCCCAACTCTAGGATGAAGTCTCTCTGTCATCTCTGCTCTATTAATAATGTTTGGAACAGGTTCATCCCACTTGTCGTAATCAGCAAACTCAGCATTACATCTGGTAGAAATGTTGCTAGCCAATTCTCTCGTCTCATCATACTCACTATCATGCCTCTTCAAGTAAAACTGATCGATGGCCTCCATATGTGCTCTTACCTCCTCCAGCATTGACGTGGGCCTaactagaaaattaaaaaaaggagGAGGAGGCAAAGTCGTCTTCTCTCTAGAGAGCTGAGTGGAGGTGGCTGGAATGTTTTTGGATGTTGGGGGTGGTAGAAGTAGATCTTGATTATCCTTGGTTGTTAGAGTGCTCCCCCTGACTTGCATTTCACCCTCGCAGACATCAAATCCCTTCCGGGATTGAGACTCATTAGCTTGCCTCCTCGCAGTGGCCAACTGTTCCACTTTTTCCTTGGTCTCCACCCTCACCTCTTTGTGGGCCCCTCCATCTGCAGTTTCAGACTGCTTCCTGGGAACAAGGACTGTTCCATCACAATCAGAACTATCCTCCTTAACATGCTCCATCACTACTAGAAAAACGAGCTTTAGTGACCCACATGGGAGACTCTAAACCTATTCAGTGACCCTTCACTACGTGTCACTATTGTGGGTGATTAGAAAGACAGTATTTAGTGACCCTTCAGTGTGGGTCACTAAATCCTTTTAGAATCTCTCACCGCACGTCATTGTAAGCTTTTAAAGTCAGGCATTGTCCGACTATAAAAGTAGCAACAACATGCTAGAGGCATCactatatcttttttttctttttgtttttaatttattttgtagaTATAGTGACCCACAAAAAAGGCCACTATATCAgggttttttcttttaaaaaaaaacatatattcaattaattaaccaaataattaattttcattaatcataaataataatttttcttttccattaaaagaatttttatagcctacaatttattttttaacaatgagtagaaattttttttgaatacagaaacaaaatagaaaaatattcacTTAACATTTTCAACTAGCACTGAAGAAATCGAAAAAAGAAATCCACGTCCTAAAGACCTAAACATCACCGACATTCTTTGAGCCACGATGACTCCATCCATGGCCTTTGTGAACCCCTAAGCCACCCACTACCTCTGTCAACctacaaagaaaaaaagagatatACGTTTACTTATAAATCACAACCACTATTCATAGTTCTaaccaaaaattaaaactaagtTCATATAAAAGCATGAAAATTCTGAACAAtcatcaattaaaatatatacatatacatatatattttttaaacaaacaaaataaacctaaaaaaaataaaatccctTCTACCTCTCTCCAGGGCTGGCCCAAGCATTGGGCAGCTAGGGTCATTGCACAAGGCCCCCATTTTTTTaaggcccaatttttttttttttttgaaaaaaaaagcatatgttttttcttttttttttcctattatttatacataaataaaaaaaaaattaattgaaaatttatgaagcaatttaaaaaaaaaaaagctactgatagaattgtagttttaatgtacatggtttttttttttttaaagggcccaattttaaaatttcgcaCAAGGCCCCCAAAATGCTTGGGCCGGCCCTGCCTCTGTCAACCACGAACCAAAAGCCTTTGTTAGACACCAAGCACTGTTGAACACGGACGTTAAGATCAAAGAGAGCTTTAACACTGCCATCTgcaaaggagagagagagagagagagagagagagagagagagagagagagagagagagagagagagagagagagagagagagagagaccgagaagcaaagtaaaaaaaagagcacaaatcaaagaaaagaaaaagcagAACAAGTGTTTACCTTTAGGTTTGGGTTGTGGGGAACTCAAAATCTTCAAGGTATAACATCTGTATTTACCTTGCGGGTCAAGCTCAtcaataaaacattagtaaaattaaaaaaataaaactaaattagtactaaaaagataaaaatttgaaacaacaaaattaatactaaaactaaaaagaaaaactaaattagaataaaatttaatttttaataatattaactaacaATCCCCGGCGaaggcgccaaaaacttgttgtgatatTTTGCACATGACATCATtattcgacttcatcaatgatattgactaataaagcaccaatgaatccatatatttcatcaaaacCATATTGTATCCTCTgcgagctacgaaaggcttctccccaagctcatcatccaaagttttatgttgttggtgctaACTTTGGTACAATCTCatcgcttgccaagcttgaaggcaagtacaacaacaattttcaagttgtcttgcatgacgcttattacgggcgtcaaccgcttgttgatgtggcgctcaggtaagttttctttcctttttctttaatgtcacattggggacaatgtgtcactttagcTTGAgtctttcaagcctaccatgaaATGATTATCCTTAGTTAACCCTCTTGAACCTAAACTTGTTTTGTTCTTCACCTATTGAACCGAAATTTGTATCCACACTGTTAATTTTGTCTTCACCATTTTAtcaatgatatcataagctatacaattagtttgggggagcaaAATACTTAGTGTGAGAGAGAGGATAGAAGGGAGAAAAACTTGCaagattgagaaaaataaaagtattttgtaaactcaatgtcactgaaaaaatgaaaaaaacaaaCACAAGAAAGTAAAATgtgattgaaaaaaatattcaaagaaAAAGATTTCAGTGATGTTtggaaataaagaaaaaaaaaggaaaaaatcttTTCTCAATCATGGTTAATGTGGGAACACTTTGGGATATTTGAAATtataagaagcttgtgggttctttttgtgtgcttatgatatctttagcCAAAATTATTTTTCGATCTCCAAATATCTAAGCCATACATTCTAAACCTCAAAAAGCCCTATTGATTCCGAAAGgatgttgtcaacattagtggagagaggtaagcatgcaagcttatgagctATCGGGTTGTGGAATaattggaaagagtaaaactattATAACATTATTTCGATTGTGAAGTTATCTTATGTTTATGCATTGTTTGATAAATTgagcatctaaattaattgttagagttggtggaattaaaattctagtctgcgcaaaggaagaaaacaaaacatGAGGCAACAGTATtgtgattatctgatagcgtagttagtagtaattattttttatcttactcgagggcgagtaagaatctactTTGGGAgaattttgttaggttatatttagcctATGTCTCGGGTCTAATAGTTAAGCATTTTCTCGATTATTGTTTCCTTTTCGAGCGGTTTTACGTTTGATTTTCCttgtttcaggttcccggggcgttagagttcaaattcagtcaattGACGAAAAGATGGGACAAACTGGTGAAAAATTGGCCAAAGCTGCTCAATGGgagtcagtagtcgcgaccagcttgaAGCCTAGTCGCAACCCTTTTATTTGGTCGCGACCTTGGGAGATTTGGCAGAAACTcgatttttcgagttttgcctgtggTCGTGACCAGCCTTTAAGTGGGTCGCGACCAGGTAcggaaaatgtgatttttaacCTAATTCAGATTTTTTCCCAATTAGAAGCACACCTTTCATTCCTATATAAGAAACACGATACAGAAGGCCAAAGCAAGCAGAAATAGGCCTGAAAAGTGAATGAAAGAGGGGAGGAATtaatcttgaagacccggagcgatatcatcatctagtttttttcttttacccttatttatcttttatgtctagttttgtttcagaattaatcatggatatttatattattttatgagctaaatttcccatttagggaggatgatgaatgttgtttaaagtTTTGCCTAGTTgatgaataattgccattcctcaatcttgatttgtgaaattatctatatttgtgtttaattccatgtgtaagattgatcaccttctacatgttctatgatctcaattcaaaatctgaaaagtgagaattgagaatgctaaaattggataattgaggttctatgtgaaacgagagtatttgcATGACCGATGTGACacttagattattacttaatgttattacatgttagtttaattaagagattaattagagaacatgtggtttagaacctaaaagatcttaaaagagttaggttaatttataatttgtcatTTACATCAAGAACaagatagcaattaggcattaacaattgggtaaataaaaaacaggattctcctccctatcttttcatcttgattaatattcacttgtttctttaagtttcttgaattactTTTATTCTGATTAAATCTTGAAAATTATCGATttgccgaatagaatcataagtataatttagtggtaattaatccaatttcct is a window from the Cannabis sativa cultivar Pink pepper isolate KNU-18-1 chromosome 1, ASM2916894v1, whole genome shotgun sequence genome containing:
- the LOC115706145 gene encoding pleckstrin homology domain-containing protein 1; this translates as MASLWRAAMGQWENQPEDYGGVEFWSDPERTGWLTKQGEYIKTWRRRWFVLKQGKLFWFKESTITRASKPRGIIPVASCLTVKGAEDVLNKQNAFELSTRTDTMYFIADSEKEKEDWINSIGRSIVQHSRSVTDSEVVDYDNKK